The following proteins come from a genomic window of Corallococcus sp. NCRR:
- a CDS encoding sigma-54-dependent transcriptional regulator, which translates to MNAVDFNRKSPVVIIDRDDLARRSLRAWVEDAGYAAREYSMGCEALEADSAEWMAVCLELDLDDMAGMDVLRHLRARDATLPVIVLTRKLLLDTAVEATRLGAFAFLDKSVAAARLELTLQNAAKARRMRGLVPRRSKEGGEGPFIGGLVGRSAPIRALARQLDRILQSEVPVCILGETGTGKELVAHAIHEQGLRARGPFVAVNCASFSESLLESELFGHERGAFTGALSTHRGCFEQAQGGTLFLDEVGEMSPAVQVRLLRILQERVLRRVGSTTEVRVDVRIIAATHRDLMADVKAGRFREDLYYRLTVYPVQVPPLRERATDILLLVDHFLEKFGGSALRLTDEVREALLGHRWPGNVRELQNVVQRAVLSCDGTHIELADLPPELRVLVLPPIPVAPASMSAVSAGPSHPPDAVVPLRELERREIIKALTVTNGSVTQAAKLLGLGRATLYRRLAELRIPSEPRPEERLPQVSSRPHS; encoded by the coding sequence GTGAACGCCGTGGATTTCAACCGGAAGTCCCCTGTGGTGATAATTGATAGGGATGACCTCGCCAGGCGCAGCCTGAGAGCCTGGGTCGAGGACGCGGGCTACGCGGCGCGCGAATACTCCATGGGATGTGAGGCACTGGAGGCGGACAGCGCGGAGTGGATGGCGGTCTGCCTGGAGCTGGATCTCGATGACATGGCGGGCATGGACGTGCTCCGGCATTTGCGTGCGCGCGACGCCACACTCCCCGTCATTGTCCTCACGCGCAAACTGCTGCTCGACACCGCGGTGGAGGCCACCCGGCTGGGGGCCTTCGCCTTCCTCGACAAGTCCGTGGCCGCGGCCCGGCTCGAGTTGACGCTGCAGAACGCAGCGAAGGCCCGCCGCATGCGAGGGCTGGTACCGCGGCGCTCCAAGGAGGGCGGTGAGGGGCCCTTCATTGGCGGTCTCGTGGGGCGCAGCGCCCCCATCCGGGCGCTGGCGCGGCAGTTGGATCGCATCCTCCAGTCCGAGGTGCCGGTGTGCATCCTGGGCGAGACGGGGACGGGGAAGGAGCTGGTGGCGCATGCCATCCACGAGCAGGGCCTGCGGGCCCGGGGGCCCTTCGTGGCCGTCAACTGCGCGTCCTTCTCCGAGTCACTCCTGGAGTCGGAGCTCTTCGGGCACGAGCGCGGCGCCTTCACGGGCGCGCTGTCCACGCACCGCGGCTGTTTCGAGCAGGCGCAGGGCGGGACCTTGTTCCTGGACGAGGTGGGGGAGATGAGCCCCGCCGTCCAGGTGCGCCTGCTGCGCATCCTGCAGGAGCGGGTGCTGCGCCGGGTGGGCAGCACCACGGAGGTGCGCGTGGACGTGCGCATCATCGCCGCCACCCACCGGGACCTGATGGCGGATGTGAAGGCGGGGCGCTTCCGCGAGGACCTGTACTACCGGCTCACCGTGTACCCGGTGCAGGTGCCTCCCCTGCGGGAGCGGGCCACGGACATCCTGTTGCTCGTCGACCACTTCCTGGAGAAGTTCGGCGGCTCGGCGCTCCGGTTGACGGACGAGGTGCGCGAGGCGCTCCTGGGCCACCGCTGGCCCGGCAACGTGCGTGAGCTGCAGAACGTCGTCCAGCGCGCGGTCCTGTCCTGTGACGGCACGCACATCGAGCTCGCGGACCTGCCGCCGGAGCTGCGCGTCCTGGTGCTGCCGCCCATCCCCGTCGCTCCCGCGTCCATGAGCGCCGTCTCCGCCGGCCCGTCCCATCCGCCTGACGCGGTGGTGCCGCTGCGCGAGCTGGAGCGCCGGGAGATCATCAAGGCCCTGACGGTGACGAACGGCAGCGTCACCCAGGCGGCCAAGCTGCTGGGGCTGGGCCGGGCCACGCTCTACCGCAGGCTCGCCGAGCTGCGCATCCCGTCCGAGCCCAGGCCCGAGGAGCGGCTCCCCCAGGTCTCCAGCCGGCCGCACTCCTGA
- a CDS encoding sugar transferase, producing the protein MKTTSLCFITEPPALRRNWDALPPALRGRAARMRAKARRASQALALLSVELGPVLRRLIDILAMGVGLLLVSPLLLVTAVLIKLDSRGPVLFRQERIGQHGRPFQLLKLRTMRVGADAEKARLAAQVPGAVDGGRFKLRVDPRTTRVGRVLRKYSIDELPQLWNVLRGDMTLVGPRPTLWSEVAKYRARELRRLEVRPGLTCLWQVEGRSDLSFEQQVSLDLEYIDRVTPRQELRILARTIPAVLTGRGAY; encoded by the coding sequence ATGAAGACGACCTCTCTCTGCTTCATCACCGAGCCGCCCGCCCTCCGCCGGAACTGGGATGCCCTGCCCCCCGCCCTGCGCGGACGCGCGGCACGCATGCGGGCCAAGGCGCGGCGCGCGAGCCAAGCGCTGGCGCTGCTGTCCGTCGAGCTGGGCCCCGTGCTGCGGCGGCTCATCGACATCCTGGCGATGGGCGTTGGCCTGCTGCTCGTCTCTCCGCTGCTGCTGGTGACGGCCGTCCTCATCAAGCTCGACAGCCGCGGCCCCGTCCTCTTCCGCCAGGAGCGGATCGGTCAGCACGGGCGCCCCTTCCAGCTCCTCAAGCTGCGCACCATGCGCGTGGGCGCGGACGCGGAGAAGGCGCGACTGGCCGCCCAGGTGCCGGGCGCGGTGGACGGCGGGCGCTTCAAGCTGCGCGTGGACCCGCGCACCACCCGGGTGGGCCGCGTGCTGCGCAAGTACAGCATCGACGAGCTGCCCCAGCTTTGGAACGTGCTGCGAGGGGACATGACGCTGGTGGGCCCGCGCCCGACGCTCTGGAGTGAGGTGGCGAAGTACCGCGCCCGCGAGCTGCGCCGGCTGGAGGTGCGACCCGGGCTGACGTGCCTGTGGCAGGTGGAGGGCCGCAGCGACCTCTCCTTCGAGCAGCAGGTGTCGCTGGACCTCGAGTACATCGACCGCGTCACTCCGCGGCAGGAGCTGCGCATCCTGGCCAGGACGATTCCCGCGGTACTCACCGGCCGAGGGGCCTACTAG